The Blastocatellia bacterium genome includes a region encoding these proteins:
- a CDS encoding cytochrome c oxidase subunit I — MAVARAHVAEPLHEPTSFLRRYIFSTDHKVIGIQYLLTGMVMAVIAGTMAMLIRLQLGWPTAKWPL, encoded by the coding sequence ATGGCAGTCGCACGAGCACACGTTGCTGAACCACTTCATGAACCGACGAGTTTTCTTCGCCGTTACATCTTCAGCACCGACCATAAGGTGATCGGCATTCAGTATCTGCTGACGGGCATGGTCATGGCGGTGATTGCCGGAACAATGGCCATGCTCATTCGATTACAGTTGGGATGGCCGACGGCTAAATGGCCTCTT